In Centroberyx gerrardi isolate f3 chromosome 11, fCenGer3.hap1.cur.20231027, whole genome shotgun sequence, the following are encoded in one genomic region:
- the LOC139931204 gene encoding uncharacterized protein LOC139931204 isoform X2: MRLGNTNMAGTLLGTAVSLLFFASNIQALRDVEPFHYETMEAVAGQNITLPCNVENKPGLNIVQIEWKRENAKLVVHSQILGPHLFRPNVSIQIKKNDEADGMIGYNLHLQGVEKWDSGVYICDITTFPTGSIRREIELKVKAISELNGDHYHNRDVDKIVCNKNSKFEVNAGENVTIHCLVSPDAQYSWMKDNKSVSESESLELWWVSEAQAGVYALTVNTGNKHLHANFTLTVLTATTSLGTGLTTVSPQSNVTEEGLIQTMIPADIGHTTSPSSGSPSTDTSVTWTMGSSTNVTTKEPHNVTTATGKHTASLGTFPFFTNRVNISVTSPPATRSQPDRFHNSTDVTVTMTETVRQEINPTSNLNTTPITDESMPSNLSTAQSELSLWTVSNQTTLSDETSKSVPPTMNPEDRPLTRAEETSTLGNTEMNPENAGAPSTLSTGDDMGASVEKEAGARSYLVLIIFPILALIALVAILYRRHIIKKRMDLPPPFKPPPPPVKYSAITLHEIPAADTVAPCGFQKATEWRA, translated from the exons ATGAGGTTGGGGAACACAAACATGGCTGGGACTCTATTGGGAACTGcagtctctctcctgttctttgCTTCAAATATACAAG CGCTCCGGGATGTTGAGCCGTTTCATTATGAAACCATGGAAGCAGTAGCGGGCCAGAACATCACCTTACCCTGCAATGTAGAAAACAAGCCTGGTCTCAACATTGTCCAAATCGAATGGAAAAGGGAAAACGCAAAGTTGGTTGTGCACAGCCAAATTCTAGGGCCCCACCTATTTAGGCCTAATGTTAGTATCCAGATAAAGAAAAATGATGAGGCTGATGGGATGATTGGCTACAACCTACACCTGCAGGGAGTGGAGAAATGGGACAGCGGCGTCTACATCTGTGACATCACAACTTTTCCTACGGGCTCCATCAGGAGAGAAATAGAGCTGAAGGTCAAAG CTATAAGTGAACTGAATGGGGATCATTATCATAATAGAG aTGTTGATAAAATTGTGTGCAATAAGAACAGCAAATTTGAGGTCAACGCTGGTGAAAATGTGACCATTCACTGCCTAGTGTCCCCTGACGCCCAGTACAGCTGGATGAAG GACAATAAGTCGGTGTCAGAGAGTGAATCTCTGGAGCTGTGGTGGGTGAGTGAAGCTCAGGCTGGGGTTTATGCACTGACTGTCAACACAGGAAACAAGCATCTGCATGCAAATTTTACCCTCACAGTACTGACAGCAACCACAAGCTTAGGGACAG GTCTTACGACAGTGTCACCTCAATCTAATGTGACTGAAGAAGGTTTGATCCAGACTATGATACCTGCAGACATCGGCCATACCACGTCCCCCAGCAGTGGGAGTCCAAGCACTGATACCAGTGTAACTTGGACCATGGGTAGCAGCACTAATGTGACAACTAAGGAACCCCATAATGTTACGACGGCAACTGGAAAGCATACCGCCTCTCTAGGCACCTTCCCCTTCTTCACGAATAGGGTGAATATCAGTGTGACATCGCCCCCTGCCACACGCTCTCAGCCTGACCGCTTCCACAACTCCACTGATGTGACAGTCACCATGACTGAGACGGTAAGACAGGAGATCAACCCCACCAGCAATCTAAACACAACCCCAATTACTGACGAATCCATGCCCAGTAATCTATCCACTGCCCAGTCCGAGTTGTCTCTGTGGACTGTAAGCAATCAGACTACATTAAGTGATGAGACGAGCAAGTCCGTGCCACCTACAATGAATCCAGAAGACCGTCCCCTAACACGGGCAGAGGAGACCAGCACCCTAGGAAACACTGAGATGAACCCTGAAAATGCTGGTGCACCCTCAACTTTGAGCACTGGAGATGACATGGGAGCCAGCGTGGAAAAAG AAGCTGGTGCACGGAGTTATCTAGTGTTGATCATATTTCCAATCCTGGCATTGATCGCCCTGGTTGCGATTCTCTACAGGAGACACATTATCAAGAAGAG GATGGATCTTCCGCCTCCGTTcaaaccccctcctcctccagtcaaGTATTCAGCTATAACACTTCATGAGATTCCAGCAGCTGATACTGTCGCCCCGTGTGGGTTTCAGAAAGCTACAGAATGGAGAGCTTAG
- the LOC139931204 gene encoding uncharacterized protein LOC139931204 isoform X4, translating into MRLGNTNMAGTLLGTAVSLLFFASNIQALRDVEPFHYETMEAVAGQNITLPCNVENKPGLNIVQIEWKRENAKLVVHSQILGPHLFRPNVSIQIKKNDEADGMIGYNLHLQGVEKWDSGVYICDITTFPTGSIRREIELKVKDVDKIVCNKNSKFEVNAGENVTIHCLVSPDAQYSWMKDNKSVSESESLELWWVSEAQAGVYALTVNTGNKHLHANFTLTVLTATTSLGTGLTTVSPQSNVTEEGLIQTMIPADIGHTTSPSSGSPSTDTSVTWTMGSSTNVTTKEPHNVTTATGKHTASLGTFPFFTNRVNISVTSPPATRSQPDRFHNSTDVTVTMTETVRQEINPTSNLNTTPITDESMPSNLSTAQSELSLWTVSNQTTLSDETSKSVPPTMNPEDRPLTRAEETSTLGNTEMNPENAGAPSTLSTGDDMGASVEKEAGARSYLVLIIFPILALIALVAILYRRHIIKKRMDLPPPFKPPPPPVKYSAITLHEIPAADTVAPCGFQKATEWRA; encoded by the exons ATGAGGTTGGGGAACACAAACATGGCTGGGACTCTATTGGGAACTGcagtctctctcctgttctttgCTTCAAATATACAAG CGCTCCGGGATGTTGAGCCGTTTCATTATGAAACCATGGAAGCAGTAGCGGGCCAGAACATCACCTTACCCTGCAATGTAGAAAACAAGCCTGGTCTCAACATTGTCCAAATCGAATGGAAAAGGGAAAACGCAAAGTTGGTTGTGCACAGCCAAATTCTAGGGCCCCACCTATTTAGGCCTAATGTTAGTATCCAGATAAAGAAAAATGATGAGGCTGATGGGATGATTGGCTACAACCTACACCTGCAGGGAGTGGAGAAATGGGACAGCGGCGTCTACATCTGTGACATCACAACTTTTCCTACGGGCTCCATCAGGAGAGAAATAGAGCTGAAGGTCAAAG aTGTTGATAAAATTGTGTGCAATAAGAACAGCAAATTTGAGGTCAACGCTGGTGAAAATGTGACCATTCACTGCCTAGTGTCCCCTGACGCCCAGTACAGCTGGATGAAG GACAATAAGTCGGTGTCAGAGAGTGAATCTCTGGAGCTGTGGTGGGTGAGTGAAGCTCAGGCTGGGGTTTATGCACTGACTGTCAACACAGGAAACAAGCATCTGCATGCAAATTTTACCCTCACAGTACTGACAGCAACCACAAGCTTAGGGACAG GTCTTACGACAGTGTCACCTCAATCTAATGTGACTGAAGAAGGTTTGATCCAGACTATGATACCTGCAGACATCGGCCATACCACGTCCCCCAGCAGTGGGAGTCCAAGCACTGATACCAGTGTAACTTGGACCATGGGTAGCAGCACTAATGTGACAACTAAGGAACCCCATAATGTTACGACGGCAACTGGAAAGCATACCGCCTCTCTAGGCACCTTCCCCTTCTTCACGAATAGGGTGAATATCAGTGTGACATCGCCCCCTGCCACACGCTCTCAGCCTGACCGCTTCCACAACTCCACTGATGTGACAGTCACCATGACTGAGACGGTAAGACAGGAGATCAACCCCACCAGCAATCTAAACACAACCCCAATTACTGACGAATCCATGCCCAGTAATCTATCCACTGCCCAGTCCGAGTTGTCTCTGTGGACTGTAAGCAATCAGACTACATTAAGTGATGAGACGAGCAAGTCCGTGCCACCTACAATGAATCCAGAAGACCGTCCCCTAACACGGGCAGAGGAGACCAGCACCCTAGGAAACACTGAGATGAACCCTGAAAATGCTGGTGCACCCTCAACTTTGAGCACTGGAGATGACATGGGAGCCAGCGTGGAAAAAG AAGCTGGTGCACGGAGTTATCTAGTGTTGATCATATTTCCAATCCTGGCATTGATCGCCCTGGTTGCGATTCTCTACAGGAGACACATTATCAAGAAGAG GATGGATCTTCCGCCTCCGTTcaaaccccctcctcctccagtcaaGTATTCAGCTATAACACTTCATGAGATTCCAGCAGCTGATACTGTCGCCCCGTGTGGGTTTCAGAAAGCTACAGAATGGAGAGCTTAG
- the LOC139931204 gene encoding uncharacterized protein LOC139931204 isoform X3, producing the protein MRLGNTNMAGTLLGTAVSLLFFASNIQALRDVEPFHYETMEAVAGQNITLPCNVENKPGLNIVQIEWKRENAKLVVHSQILGPHLFRPNVSIQIKKNDEADGMIGYNLHLQGVEKWDSGVYICDITTFPTGSIRREIELKVKDVDKIVCNKNSKFEVNAGENVTIHCLVSPDAQYSWMKDNKSVSESESLELWWVSEAQAGVYALTVNTGNKHLHANFTLTVLTATTSLGTVLPGLTTVSPQSNVTEEGLIQTMIPADIGHTTSPSSGSPSTDTSVTWTMGSSTNVTTKEPHNVTTATGKHTASLGTFPFFTNRVNISVTSPPATRSQPDRFHNSTDVTVTMTETVRQEINPTSNLNTTPITDESMPSNLSTAQSELSLWTVSNQTTLSDETSKSVPPTMNPEDRPLTRAEETSTLGNTEMNPENAGAPSTLSTGDDMGASVEKEAGARSYLVLIIFPILALIALVAILYRRHIIKKRMDLPPPFKPPPPPVKYSAITLHEIPAADTVAPCGFQKATEWRA; encoded by the exons ATGAGGTTGGGGAACACAAACATGGCTGGGACTCTATTGGGAACTGcagtctctctcctgttctttgCTTCAAATATACAAG CGCTCCGGGATGTTGAGCCGTTTCATTATGAAACCATGGAAGCAGTAGCGGGCCAGAACATCACCTTACCCTGCAATGTAGAAAACAAGCCTGGTCTCAACATTGTCCAAATCGAATGGAAAAGGGAAAACGCAAAGTTGGTTGTGCACAGCCAAATTCTAGGGCCCCACCTATTTAGGCCTAATGTTAGTATCCAGATAAAGAAAAATGATGAGGCTGATGGGATGATTGGCTACAACCTACACCTGCAGGGAGTGGAGAAATGGGACAGCGGCGTCTACATCTGTGACATCACAACTTTTCCTACGGGCTCCATCAGGAGAGAAATAGAGCTGAAGGTCAAAG aTGTTGATAAAATTGTGTGCAATAAGAACAGCAAATTTGAGGTCAACGCTGGTGAAAATGTGACCATTCACTGCCTAGTGTCCCCTGACGCCCAGTACAGCTGGATGAAG GACAATAAGTCGGTGTCAGAGAGTGAATCTCTGGAGCTGTGGTGGGTGAGTGAAGCTCAGGCTGGGGTTTATGCACTGACTGTCAACACAGGAAACAAGCATCTGCATGCAAATTTTACCCTCACAGTACTGACAGCAACCACAAGCTTAGGGACAG TACTTCCAGGTCTTACGACAGTGTCACCTCAATCTAATGTGACTGAAGAAGGTTTGATCCAGACTATGATACCTGCAGACATCGGCCATACCACGTCCCCCAGCAGTGGGAGTCCAAGCACTGATACCAGTGTAACTTGGACCATGGGTAGCAGCACTAATGTGACAACTAAGGAACCCCATAATGTTACGACGGCAACTGGAAAGCATACCGCCTCTCTAGGCACCTTCCCCTTCTTCACGAATAGGGTGAATATCAGTGTGACATCGCCCCCTGCCACACGCTCTCAGCCTGACCGCTTCCACAACTCCACTGATGTGACAGTCACCATGACTGAGACGGTAAGACAGGAGATCAACCCCACCAGCAATCTAAACACAACCCCAATTACTGACGAATCCATGCCCAGTAATCTATCCACTGCCCAGTCCGAGTTGTCTCTGTGGACTGTAAGCAATCAGACTACATTAAGTGATGAGACGAGCAAGTCCGTGCCACCTACAATGAATCCAGAAGACCGTCCCCTAACACGGGCAGAGGAGACCAGCACCCTAGGAAACACTGAGATGAACCCTGAAAATGCTGGTGCACCCTCAACTTTGAGCACTGGAGATGACATGGGAGCCAGCGTGGAAAAAG AAGCTGGTGCACGGAGTTATCTAGTGTTGATCATATTTCCAATCCTGGCATTGATCGCCCTGGTTGCGATTCTCTACAGGAGACACATTATCAAGAAGAG GATGGATCTTCCGCCTCCGTTcaaaccccctcctcctccagtcaaGTATTCAGCTATAACACTTCATGAGATTCCAGCAGCTGATACTGTCGCCCCGTGTGGGTTTCAGAAAGCTACAGAATGGAGAGCTTAG
- the LOC139931204 gene encoding uncharacterized protein LOC139931204 isoform X1: protein MRLGNTNMAGTLLGTAVSLLFFASNIQALRDVEPFHYETMEAVAGQNITLPCNVENKPGLNIVQIEWKRENAKLVVHSQILGPHLFRPNVSIQIKKNDEADGMIGYNLHLQGVEKWDSGVYICDITTFPTGSIRREIELKVKAISELNGDHYHNRDVDKIVCNKNSKFEVNAGENVTIHCLVSPDAQYSWMKDNKSVSESESLELWWVSEAQAGVYALTVNTGNKHLHANFTLTVLTATTSLGTVLPGLTTVSPQSNVTEEGLIQTMIPADIGHTTSPSSGSPSTDTSVTWTMGSSTNVTTKEPHNVTTATGKHTASLGTFPFFTNRVNISVTSPPATRSQPDRFHNSTDVTVTMTETVRQEINPTSNLNTTPITDESMPSNLSTAQSELSLWTVSNQTTLSDETSKSVPPTMNPEDRPLTRAEETSTLGNTEMNPENAGAPSTLSTGDDMGASVEKEAGARSYLVLIIFPILALIALVAILYRRHIIKKRMDLPPPFKPPPPPVKYSAITLHEIPAADTVAPCGFQKATEWRA from the exons ATGAGGTTGGGGAACACAAACATGGCTGGGACTCTATTGGGAACTGcagtctctctcctgttctttgCTTCAAATATACAAG CGCTCCGGGATGTTGAGCCGTTTCATTATGAAACCATGGAAGCAGTAGCGGGCCAGAACATCACCTTACCCTGCAATGTAGAAAACAAGCCTGGTCTCAACATTGTCCAAATCGAATGGAAAAGGGAAAACGCAAAGTTGGTTGTGCACAGCCAAATTCTAGGGCCCCACCTATTTAGGCCTAATGTTAGTATCCAGATAAAGAAAAATGATGAGGCTGATGGGATGATTGGCTACAACCTACACCTGCAGGGAGTGGAGAAATGGGACAGCGGCGTCTACATCTGTGACATCACAACTTTTCCTACGGGCTCCATCAGGAGAGAAATAGAGCTGAAGGTCAAAG CTATAAGTGAACTGAATGGGGATCATTATCATAATAGAG aTGTTGATAAAATTGTGTGCAATAAGAACAGCAAATTTGAGGTCAACGCTGGTGAAAATGTGACCATTCACTGCCTAGTGTCCCCTGACGCCCAGTACAGCTGGATGAAG GACAATAAGTCGGTGTCAGAGAGTGAATCTCTGGAGCTGTGGTGGGTGAGTGAAGCTCAGGCTGGGGTTTATGCACTGACTGTCAACACAGGAAACAAGCATCTGCATGCAAATTTTACCCTCACAGTACTGACAGCAACCACAAGCTTAGGGACAG TACTTCCAGGTCTTACGACAGTGTCACCTCAATCTAATGTGACTGAAGAAGGTTTGATCCAGACTATGATACCTGCAGACATCGGCCATACCACGTCCCCCAGCAGTGGGAGTCCAAGCACTGATACCAGTGTAACTTGGACCATGGGTAGCAGCACTAATGTGACAACTAAGGAACCCCATAATGTTACGACGGCAACTGGAAAGCATACCGCCTCTCTAGGCACCTTCCCCTTCTTCACGAATAGGGTGAATATCAGTGTGACATCGCCCCCTGCCACACGCTCTCAGCCTGACCGCTTCCACAACTCCACTGATGTGACAGTCACCATGACTGAGACGGTAAGACAGGAGATCAACCCCACCAGCAATCTAAACACAACCCCAATTACTGACGAATCCATGCCCAGTAATCTATCCACTGCCCAGTCCGAGTTGTCTCTGTGGACTGTAAGCAATCAGACTACATTAAGTGATGAGACGAGCAAGTCCGTGCCACCTACAATGAATCCAGAAGACCGTCCCCTAACACGGGCAGAGGAGACCAGCACCCTAGGAAACACTGAGATGAACCCTGAAAATGCTGGTGCACCCTCAACTTTGAGCACTGGAGATGACATGGGAGCCAGCGTGGAAAAAG AAGCTGGTGCACGGAGTTATCTAGTGTTGATCATATTTCCAATCCTGGCATTGATCGCCCTGGTTGCGATTCTCTACAGGAGACACATTATCAAGAAGAG GATGGATCTTCCGCCTCCGTTcaaaccccctcctcctccagtcaaGTATTCAGCTATAACACTTCATGAGATTCCAGCAGCTGATACTGTCGCCCCGTGTGGGTTTCAGAAAGCTACAGAATGGAGAGCTTAG